The Sulfurimonas sp. HSL3-2 genome segment ATTCCGGGAATTAGTGAAAATATCAGAGTCATCTCGATAATCGGAAAATATCTTGAGCACGCAAGAATCTTTTACTTTAAGAACACGCTTCCGAATCTGTTTATCTCAAGCGCGGACTGGATGCCTCGTAATCTTATGAGACGTATAGAACTTTTAACAGGGATAGAAGATAAAGAAAATGCGCAGAAGCTTCTTCAGATATTGCAGCTTCAATGTTCAGACAACACGCTCTCACATGAACTTGTAAGTGACGGAAGTTATCATAGAGTCAAAACAGATCCGGCTCATGTAGTTAACAACCATAAGATGATCGAAGAACATATGAGCAGTATGCAAAAAGCTCTTAAAAAAGAGTCGCCAAACTACGTACAACAGCTTGCATACAGACTTTTAAAGGACTCGTAATGGTTCATAACTTTAAAGATATCTCACCAAAAATAGGTGAGAAAAGCTGGGTAGCACCCTCAGCTGATGTCATTGGAGATGTTACGATAGGCAAAGACTGCTCTATCTGGTTTGGCTGTGTGGTCCGCGGAGATGTTCACTACATCACCATCGGTGACAGGACAAATATCCAAGACCTTTCAATGATACATGTGACGCACTACAAAAAAGCGGACAAAAGCGACGGTAATCCTACCGTGATAGGCAACGACGTGACTATCGGTCACCGCGTTATGCTTCACGGCTGTACCATAGAGGACGCTTGTCTCATCGGGATGAGTGCGACTATACTTGA includes the following:
- a CDS encoding gamma carbonic anhydrase family protein produces the protein MVHNFKDISPKIGEKSWVAPSADVIGDVTIGKDCSIWFGCVVRGDVHYITIGDRTNIQDLSMIHVTHYKKADKSDGNPTVIGNDVTIGHRVMLHGCTIEDACLIGMSATILDGAVIGKESIVGAGALVTKNKVFPPRSLIMGSPAKVVKDLSDEEVKELYASASRYVNFKEDYRI